AGGTGTTTTGTAGCCATCGTCTGTCTGAACTGCATTCTGGTATATTTCTGAACATGACTCCAGTGAATCGTATCAAACCTGTCATTAGTCGAAAGgtctgtgtatatgtatgtgtatatatatatatgtgtgtgtgtgtgtgtgtttcagagagCGCTCTTAGCCATGCCGCGTCTCCGGCGCTGTCAGAGTTCGGCCCCGAGCGAAGCCCGCTGGTGGTTCAGCTGCATCAACCGTCTCCCTCGCCTCCATCACAAACACCCACAATCCTCCAGGACCTGCAGAACCATGACAGCACTTCCTACGTCCTGCTCAACCTGGCCAAAGGTCTGAACATATTAATTATTTCCCTTCTTCCATCTCTCCATCACACACTATGACACGCTCGTTGTGCTCGCAGGATTGGCCGCGTCGGCCGAGCCGCTGGTGTTTGTCCAGGATGACGTGGACGAGGCGCAGGAGGAGATCTCGGCCGGAGACTGTGCGGACGGCGGCGCTCCGTGGTACCTGCGGGTCCAGGAACTGGCGCACGACAGCCTGATCGCCGCCACGCGTGCGCAGCTGGCGAAGGAAGCCCGGGCCGGCGGTAACAGTACGTGACGCCGCACACACTCACTGTTCCTCGCGCTGCTCAGTGCACCGCGTCACGCTGTCGCTCTCTGCTGTTGCCAAGGTGACCACCTTCTCAGCTGTCAATCAGAGGGGCCGAAGAAAGAGCAGCTGCCTCGAGTCGCTCGCACGGCTTCGGAGAAGATCCACCGCTGTCCGTATGAGAGCTGCCACAGGACCTTCACCTATCCTGCGCACCTGAAGTACCACCTGAAGACACACAGGTAACACCTGTAATTCatcaaataatacatatttagaataaacactacaatattacatataaaaaacaagaattgtccatttttgtTGTTTCCAGCTgtagagatgtgtgtgtgtttcaggaacGACCGCACATTCCGCTGTGGAGCCGAGGGTTGTGggaagagtttctatgtgctgcaGAGGCTGCAggttcacatgaggatccacaacGGAGAGAAACCCTTCATCTGCAATGAGAAGAACTGCGGCAAGAGATTCACCACCGCCGGCAACCTGAAGAACCACAGACGCACACACACCGGTACACCCGCGCCCTCTGACCCCACACCCATCCAAACCCATCATtattaacccttgtgcggtcttcgtttgggaagcacactcagggtctttggggtctccagagactccaggcaacaaaatgtaattttgtaacaaaatatttttttttaaaaaacaaaatgtaattttactctgtttattaatgtttttacatcatatttgtgcagtttttggaggatttatcatatttttttaatttatataaataaattaaaaaatatatttttttaaataggtttttatacaaaaacagctttttatgtaaaattcactttataaaagacccacatttctaactttcattcatggggatcaCATGGATAAtctgacatggtttagtgtgagatttttgcccatcttttggaaaatgcagttttaaaagtaaaaaatgatcactttatccagcagatgctgcagagctccactatttcctgtttgactgactgaaagacatctttacaCAAGTATTTTCagctggattcatatctaaatattatgaaatcacaattatgacaataaaagctactttttgtcaaagtgtagtatttttttgtactgaaaaagtaagtttttcaataatgttgattttgaggatgaatttgGTCCATTTTCTAAGCGgggtctcatcataatgtaacaatattgaaaaactgattttttttcagtacaaaaacatgctaaactttgacaaaaatgtcataattgtgatttgataatatttagatatgaatccagcagaaaaacttgtgaaaagagtctttcagtcagtcaaacagcaaatagtggagctctgctgccatctgctggataaagtgatcattttttacttttaaaactgcattttccaaaagatgggcaaaaatctcacactaaaccatgtcagaTTATCCATGtgatccccatgaatgaaagttagaaatgtgggtcttttataaagtgaattttacataaaaagctgtttttgtataaaaacctatttaaaaaatatttatttatttatttatataaatttaaaagatatgat
Above is a window of Megalobrama amblycephala isolate DHTTF-2021 linkage group LG11, ASM1881202v1, whole genome shotgun sequence DNA encoding:
- the znf410 gene encoding zinc finger protein 410 isoform X1, with amino-acid sequence MLSDELDSKPECSLVLQLLVEFVQNASIPLGQSLEEPDKPSCVPLLSPAHASLCSPLELPESALSHAASPALSEFGPERSPLVVQLHQPSPSPPSQTPTILQDLQNHDSTSYVLLNLAKGLAASAEPLVFVQDDVDEAQEEISAGDCADGGAPWYLRVQELAHDSLIAATRAQLAKEARAGGNSDHLLSCQSEGPKKEQLPRVARTASEKIHRCPYESCHRTFTYPAHLKYHLKTHRNDRTFRCGAEGCGKSFYVLQRLQVHMRIHNGEKPFICNEKNCGKRFTTAGNLKNHRRTHTGEKPFLCDVDSCGRSFAEYSSLRKHMLVHSGEKPHVCSICGKTFSQSGSRNVHMKKRHGRETGEALTHSSLLEADGGSSDALVNMNLHHAMLRTQGPADPVVVLTPPHDLVTMTTAHTYSDDVVALL
- the znf410 gene encoding zinc finger protein 410 isoform X2 codes for the protein MLSDELDSKPELLVEFVQNASIPLGQSLEEPDKPSCVPLLSPAHASLCSPLELPESALSHAASPALSEFGPERSPLVVQLHQPSPSPPSQTPTILQDLQNHDSTSYVLLNLAKGLAASAEPLVFVQDDVDEAQEEISAGDCADGGAPWYLRVQELAHDSLIAATRAQLAKEARAGGNSDHLLSCQSEGPKKEQLPRVARTASEKIHRCPYESCHRTFTYPAHLKYHLKTHRNDRTFRCGAEGCGKSFYVLQRLQVHMRIHNGEKPFICNEKNCGKRFTTAGNLKNHRRTHTGEKPFLCDVDSCGRSFAEYSSLRKHMLVHSGEKPHVCSICGKTFSQSGSRNVHMKKRHGRETGEALTHSSLLEADGGSSDALVNMNLHHAMLRTQGPADPVVVLTPPHDLVTMTTAHTYSDDVVALL